From the genome of Brevundimonas sp. NIBR11:
GCCATGCCTTATGGCGAAGGCCCGCCCGAGATGCCGCATCCGCCTGAGATCAAGGACTGGCTGATGCACTGCTGGCTGCAGGTCGGTGATCAGGCGATCATGGGATCGGACATGCACCCGGCCTATGCGCCCGACATGACCAAGCCCAAGGACGGCTTCGACGTCACCCTGCATTTCGATGACGTCGAGGAGGCCCGCCGCGTGTTCGACGGCCTGTCCGAGGGCGGCGAGGTCCGGATGCCGTTGGCCGAGACGCCCTGGTCGCGAGGCTTCGCCGGCTGGACCGACAAGTATGGCGTGCCGCGGATGCTCAACGTCGCGCCCGCCGCCTGATAGAACGCCGATAAACGAAGGAGAGAGACGATGCCGGACAAGTCCATGATAGTGACCAGCCTGAGCTTCAAAGGTCAGTGTCGCGAAGCCTTCGATTTCTACGCCCAGGTTCTGGGCGGTGAGATCACCGCCGCCTATCCATTCGGCGAGGGTCCGCCCGACATGCCGATCAAGCCCGAGTACAAGGACTGGCTGATGCACTGCTGGCTGCAGGTCGGCGACTATGCGCTGATGGGCGCGGACATCCCGCCCGAGTTCGGCCCGAACATCGACAAGCCCAAGAACGGCTTCGACGTCACCTTCCACTCCAAGGACATCGAGGAGTGCAGGCGAGTGTTCGCCGGCCTTTCCGAGGGCGGCCAGGTCCAGATGCCGTTCGGGGAGACCTTCTGGTCGCCCGGCTACGGCAACTTCAGCGACAGGTTCGGCATCCCGTGGATGATCAATGCCGTGCCGTCCGCCGACTGGATGCCGGCCCATATGCGGGGGAATGGCTGATGAAGGCGTCTCCCATGGTGTGGGTCGGGCGCGTCCTGACCGGCCTTTTCGCCCTGTTCATGCTGGGCGCCTCGATCTATCCGAAATTCTTCATGCCGGACGTTGTGGCGGCCAATATGACGACCAGCGGCTGGACGCCGGACAAGACGCTGTTGCTCGGCATCATCGAGCTGAGCTGTCTGGTCCTGTACCTGATCCCGCGCACGGCGCTGTTCGGGGCGGTGCTGATGATGGCCTATCTGGGCGGGGCGCTGGCGACCAATCTCAGGGTCGACAACCCGCTGTTCAGCCACACCCTGTTCAGCGTCTATCTGGGCCTAGTCATGTGGGGCGGGCTGTGGCTGCGGGATGCGCGTGTCCGGGCCGTCTTCCCGATCCTGCGCTAGCATCGATCGAGAGCGCCGGCGGTCAGTCGGCCAGCGCCGTCGGGAACTCGTGCCCCAGGGCCTCGGCCATGCCCTGTTGCGAGATCAGCAGGACCTCGCGCTGCTGGTGGTAGTTGTTCGACAGGACGATGACCGCCACCCTTTGGTCCGGCTGCCAGACCTCGATGTTGCGGAAGCCCGACCAGCTGCCCGTGTGGTAGATTTCCCAGTCCTGGAAGGCGGGCGTGACGCGCGCGCCCAGCCGGTTGGCCATCAGGCCGTAGCCCCAGGCGCGATGCGGCCGTCCGCCCCGCTCGTTCGGCTGATCGGCGGGGGAATGGTCCATGATCATCTGGGCGTAGCTGTAGGGGGTGAGCAGATGGCCCGTGTGCAGGGCGCGCTCCCACACCAGCAGGTCATCCAGCGTCGAATAGAGGGCGCCGGCGCCGTAGACGATCGAGACGTTGGGATTACGCTGGGCCGTCAACCCGGCGGGGAAGTTGGCGTGGCCGGTGACGATGCCGAGGTCAGAGTCGTCGTCGAAGCCGGTGTCGGCCATGCCGAGAGGCTCGAAGAAGGTCGTGCGCAGATAGTCGGGGAAGCGCTGACCGCTAACCTTTTCGACGATGGCCGCGGCCAGGTTGAAGCCGGCGTTATTGTACTGAACCTTGCTGCCGGGCTCGAAGGACAAGCGGAAAGCCTTTGAATCTTCGGTCAGTTCGTCGAGCGTCGCCGGGGTGGTGCGGCGGGCGCCCCAGCCGGGTCGGGCCATCAGGTCGGGGATGCCCGAGGTGTGGGAGATCAGGTGGTGGATCTTCAGCGGCGCCCAGGCGGCGGGGCAAGGCTGGATCCACTGGCAGACCGGATCGCCGATGGTCAGCTTGCCTTCGTCCTGCAACTTCAGGATCGCGGCGGCGGTGAACTGTTTGGAGATCGAGGCGAGGCGGAAGCGCGAGTGGATGGTCAGCGGCGCGCCGGTCGCGACGTCGGCGGTGCCGTAGGCCTGGCGGAACAGGATTTCGTCGCCGCGCGCGACCAGGACCGCCCCCATGAAGCGGCCGGCCTCTGCCTCGCGCTGCAGGCGGGCGGTCAGTTGCGGGAGGTTCTCGACGACCTCGACGGCCGGGCGCGGCGGCAGCGCGGCGAGACGATCGGAGGCGGTCGGCAGCGGCCGGCTGGTCAGCACGGCCGCCAGACCGGCGCCGCCGATCAGCACGACGGCGGCGATGCAGCCGAGGAAGAGCCGGGGATGGTTCCCGGCGGTACGCGGAACGTGAAACATCGAGGCTTGGTAACGCCTACGGACGATTCGTCACTCCTGACCGGCGTTTACCCGGTCACATCCGCGCGATGTCCCTACGCGTTGAAGTCCAGACCGAACTGGGCGTACAGCGCCTTCGAGTCCTGCCACTTCGGATCGACCTTGACCGTGATGAACAGGTGGACCGGGCGGTCCAGCAGTTCGGTCAGCTCCTCACGCGACTTCTGGCCGATCCATTTCAGGGTCTGCCCACCCTTGCCGAGCACGATGGGCCGCTGGCTCTCGCGCTCGACATAGATGGTCTGTTCGATGCGGACTGAGCCGTCGGCCTTCTCGTCGAAGGCGGTGGTTTCGACAGCCGCCGAATAGGGCAGTTCCTCGTGGACGCGCAGATACACCTTCTCGCGCGTGATCTCGGCGGCCAGGACGCGGATCGGCACGTCGGCGGACTGATCCTCCGGATAGAGCCACGGCCCTTCCGGCATGTCGCGGGCCAGACGCTGTTTCAAGTCGTCGACGCCGTCGCCCGACAGGGCCGAGATCATGTAGACCTCGGAGTAAACGCCGGTTTCGAACAGGCCGTGCGACAGCGCCAGAAGCGTGTCGCGGCGCATGCCGTCGATCTTGTTTAGCACCAGGATCACCTGGGTGTCCGTCGCCTTGAGGTTGGCGATGATGGTCTCGGTGTCCTCGGCGGACTTGCGATCCGCGGCCGTGCCGTCCTTGCCCTCGGAGGCGATGTGGGAGGCTGCGTCGATCAGGTGGACGACGACGTCGGCGTCAGACGCCCCGCCCCAGGCCGAGGCGACCATGGCGCGGTCCAGGCGACGACGCGGGGTGAAGATGCCGGGGGTGTCCACCAGCACGATCTGGGCGTCGCCCTGCATGGCGATGCCGCGCACGGGGAAGCGGGTGGTCTGGACCTTCTGGGTGACGATGGAGACCTTGGACCCCGTCAGCCGGTTCACCAGCGTGGACTTCCCGGCATTGGGCGCGCCGATGATGGCGGCGAAGCCTGCACGGGTCTGCTGGGGGTTGGTGTCGGTCAAATCACGCCTTCTCTCTGGAGCATTGCGGTTGCGGCCGCCTTTTCCGCGTCCTGACGCGAACGGCCGGGCGCGGTCAAGGGTTCGATCCCTTGGATGGACACCTCGACCGTGAAGGTCGGCGCGTGGTCGGAGCCGGTCTGGCCCACGACGCGATAGGACGGCAGGGGGCGGCCCGACCCTTGCGACCACTCCTGCAGAGCGGATTTGGGATTGTTCAGAGCGCGCGGCGCCGGCGTGGCCAGTTCCTCGGCCCAGGCGCGGTCGAACATGGCGCGGGCGGCGTCCAGGCCGCCATCGAGATAGACGGCCGCCAAGAGGGCCTCCACGGCGTCGGCGACGAGGCCTTCCTTGCGGCGTCCGCCCGACTTGGTCTCGCCGGGCGAGAGACGGAGAGCATCCCCCACTTTCAGCCGCGCGCCGACCCGGCCGCAGGCGTGCTTGTCGACCAGGGCGTGGAGGCGGGACGACAGGTCGCCTTCGTCCGCTTCCGGGAAGTCGCGATGCAGGCGGTCGGCGACCAGAAGGCCGAGAACGCGGTCGCCGAGAAACTCCATCCGCTCGTTGTCGCGGGGGGCCTTGCCGGCGGCCTTGGCGGCCCCCTCCCCGACGCTGGAATGGGTCAGGGCCCGCTCAAGTAGGGTCGGATCGCGGAACGCGTGGCCGAGGCGGTCGACCAACGCGGCCACCGCCTCGTGCCGGGCATTGGCCATCAGTTAAGGACGCGGAAGAAGCGGCTGGGCCGGACGTTGGCGAACCAGCTCACCGGGTTGAAGAGCGATGCCCCCGGCTCCCACGAGAACATGATGATCTGGGCCTTGCCGACCAGGTTCTCGTCCGGGACCAGGCCGACGCCGGCCGATTCCTGAACGCGGCTGTCGATCGAGTTGTCGCGGTTGTCGCCCATCATGAAGTAGTGGCCGGCCGGGACCGAATAGACCGGGGTGTCGTCCAGGTCGCCGCCGGGGCCGAAGTCCTGGGTCATGAAGGTCTTGCCGTTGGGCAGGGTCTCGCGGACCTCGGTCACCGGGCGCGGGCCGAAGATGTCGTTGACCTCTCCGGCGCTGACGACCACGTCCTGGACCGGCTGGCCATTGATGTAGAGCTTGTTCTGGATCATCTGGATCGTATCGCCCGGCAGGCCGATGACGCGCTTGATGTAGTCGGTCTTGTCGTCGCGCGGCAGCTTGAAGACGACGATGTCGCCCCGGTTCGGCGCGCGGCCGAACAGGCGATCGTCGCCGAGCGGCAGGTTGATCGGCAGGCCCGAAGAGAATTTCGAATAACCGTACGACCACTTGGACACGACGATGTAGTCGCCCTCGTAAAGGTTCGGCTCCATCGAGGCCGAGGGGATGGTGAAGGGCTGAAACAGAAGGACGCGCAGGACGAAGGCGATGGCGAGGGCCACGACCACCGTCTTGACGATCTCCAGGGTCTCGGAGGCGGCCGAACCGCCGTCGTCGTCCTTGTCGTCGTCCTTGACGTACACCTTGGCGGCGGCGGGGATCTTTTCCTTCTTGCCGACGTCGTTGAAGGGAGCATCGCCGTGGTCGCTCCAGATCGGACGCGAGGCGGCGGCGGCTGCCGCGGCGATGGGTGCGACAGGGGCCGGCGTGGCCTGTTCAGGGGCGACAGTCTCGGCTTGGACGAGCAGGCCGGTCTCGGAGGCGGCGAAGGCGGCCTCTGCGGCGTCGACCTTGCCCGCCCCCGTAGCCTCGACGTCGTCGGGGGACACGTCGTGGGTGACGACGGCGGACGATTCGGAGTCCGTGGCGTCGACCACGGGCTTGTCGTCGTCGTTGGGCTTGTTGTCGCTCATGAAAGGCTCGTCCCCGGGCCGCAGGGCGCGGCGCGTATGCGGTGGCGAGTATAGCCCGATTATGCCGTGGGCAAGGCCTCGATCACCACGAAGGCGAGTGCATAGGGATGTTCGTCGGAAAGCGTCAGATGAATATGGGCGGTGTGGCCCGGCGGCGTCAGTCGCTCCAGGTGTTTGGCCGCCGGTCCGGTCAGGGCGAGAGTCGGCTGGCCGGAGCGCAGGTTCACCACTCCCATGTCCTTCCAATAGACATCGCGGCGCATCCCGGTCCCAAGCGCCTTGGCGCAGGCCTCCTTGGCCGCGAACCTCTTGGCGTAGCTCCAGGCCGCGTCGGGCTTGCGCTCGGAGCGGGTGCGTTCGATCTCGGTGAAGCAGCGGTTCTTGAACCGGTCGCCGAAGCGATCGATCGAAGCCTGGATGCGGCGGATGTCCGACAGGTCCGCGCCGACGCCGATGATCACTGCACCGCCTCCATGGCGTCACGCATCCGGCGGATGGCGGCGCCGAGGCCCAGGAAGATCGCCTCCCCGATCAGGAAGTGGCCGATGTTGAGTTCGCGGATTTCCGGAATGGCCAGGACCTCGGCGGCGGTGTCGTAGTCCAGGCCGTGTCCGGCGTGGACCTCCAGACCCAGGATGTCGGCCTGGGCGGCGGCGGCGGCGAGGCGGTCGAATTCGACGGACCGCTCTCCGACCGGCAGATGGCAATAGCGGCCGGTGTGGAACTCCACGACCTGGGCGCCGACGACGGCGGCGGCCTCGACCTGGTCGGCCGAGGGCTCAATGAACAGGCTGACGCGGATGCCGGCGTCGCTGAGGGACTTCACGACGGGGGCGATGCGCGCTTCGTGACCGGCGACGGCCAGACCGCCCTCGGTTGTCACCTCCTCGCGCCGCTCGGGCACCAGACAGGCGGCGTGGGGACGGTGGCGCAGGGCGATGGCCAGCATCTCGTCGGTGACGGCCATCTCGAAGTTGAGCGGACGGTCGAACTTGCGGCAGATCTCGGTCAGGCGTTCGATGTCCGCGTCGGTGATGTGGCGGCGATCCTCGCGCAGATGGGCGGTGATGCCGTCGGCGCCTGCGCCGATCGCTTCTTCGGCCGCGCGGGTGGGATCAGGATGGACGCCGCCGCGCGCGTTTCGCACCGTCGCGACATGGTCGATATTGACCCCGAGGCGGACGGCTGGGCGCTTCACTTGGCCAACCGCCGGCTGCCCGGATCTTCCACCGGGATCGCCGCCAGTTCGGCCGGCAGGGCGTCGGCGGGATAGGCCGGCACGTCCAGCGAGGCCAGGGCGATCAGAGGCACGCCGACGTCCGCCTTGCCGCCCGAGCGGTCGACGATGCAGGCGGCGGCGACGACCGTCCCGCCCGCGGCCTGGATGGCGGAGATGCACTCACGGCTGGACAGGCCGGTGGTGACGATGTCCTCGACCATGACGACCTTCTCGCCCGGCTCGACGTGGAAGCCGCGCCGCAGCTTGAACTCACCGCCCTCGCGCTCGACATACATGGAGCGGACGTTCAGGTGTTTGGCCGTCTCATAGCCGGGGATGATGCCGCCCACCGCCGGTGAGATGGCGACGTCGACCGGCCCGACCAGGGCCATAATCTTCTCGGCCAAGGCCTTGCAAAGACGCTCGCAGCGAGCGCCGTCCATGAAGACCAGGTTCTTCTGCAGGAAGACCGGGCTGTGGAGGCCCGACGACAGGACGAAATGCCCCTCGCGCAGGGCGCCGGCGGCGCGGAACTCGTTCAGGACGTCTTCGGTGTTCATCGGCTCAGTACTCGCGGCTCTCGGCCTGACGCTCTTCCAGATGGCCGTCCTTCAGGGCGAAGACGCGGTCCATGTGGCCGGCCAGCTCCATGTTGTGGGTGGCGATCAGGGCGGCGACGCCGGTGGTCTTGGTCAGTTCGCGCAGTGATTCGAAGACCGACTGGCTGGTGGTCGGGTCGAGGTTGCCGGTCGGCTCGTCGGCCAGCAGCAGGCGGGGCTTGTTGGCCAGGGACCGGGCGATGGCGACGCGCTGCTGTTCCCCGCCCGACAGCTGGGCCGGCTGGTGGGTCAGGCGTTCGCCGAGGCCGAGCGCCGTCAGGGTCTCCTCGGCGCGCCGACGCGCCTCGGCCTCGCCCACCCCCGCGATCCGCATCGGCAGGGCGACGTTGTCGCGCGCGTCGAACTCCGGCAGCAGGTGGTGGAACTGATACACGAAGCCCACGCGGTTCAGGCGGATGCGGGTGCGGGCCCGCTCGTCGAGGGCGCCGACGTCCTCGCCGTCGATGAAGACCTGGCCCGAGGTCGGGCGCTCCAGAAGGCCGGCGGCGTGCAGCAGGGACGACTTGCCCGAACCCGACGGCCCGATCAGCCCGACCAGTTCGCCGGGGAAGATGTCCAGATCGACCCCCCGAAGGACGGTCAGCTCGCCGTTGCCCGTGACATAGGTCCGGGTCAGGGCGCGCGCGGAGAAGACGGGACTACTCAAAGCGCAGGGCCTCCACCGGGTCGATCTTGGTCGCGTTCCACGACGGGATCAGGCTGGCCACGCAGGACATGAAGAAGGCCCAGACGGTGATCCAAAAGACGTCGGCGGGGTCCACCTCGGCCGGGATGGCGTCCAGCATGTAGACGTCGGCGTTGAACAGCTGGGTCTGGAAGACAAACTCCAGGAAATGCTGGATCGCGCCGATGTTCAGACAGAACAGCAGGCCCAGCACCAGGCCCGTGATCGTCCCCGCCACCCCGATCGAGGCGCCGGCCATGAAGAAGACGCGCAAGATGGACGACGGGCTGGCCCCGATGGTGCGCAGGATGGCGATGTCGCGGGTCTTGTTCTTCACCAGCATGACGATGCCGGAGATAATGTTCAGGGCCGCGATGGCCACGACCATGCCGAGGATGATCGACATGGCGACCCGTTCGACCTTCAGCGCGCCCCAGAAGGCCGCCAGCTTGTCGCGCCAGTCGAGGACGAAGGCGCCTGGTCCCGCCGCTTCACGCACGGGGGCCAGATAGTCGCCGACACGGTCGGCTTCCTTGACCTTGATCTCTATGACGTCCCAGACGCCTTCCTTGCCGAAGAAGAGCTGGGCCTGCTCCAGGGGCATGAAGATGAAGGCGCGGTCGTAGTCGGCCGTGCCCGATGAATAGGTGCCGCCGACCCGGTAGGTCTTGTTCAGCCCGCCCAGGTTGCCGAACGCCGAATCCGCTCCGGTCGGGGAATAGATCTCGATCGGATCGCCGACCCGCAGGCCCAGGCTGTCGGCCAGGGCCTGGCCGATCAGGACGTTGTCGCCGCCGTAGGCGCCTTGACCGAAGCTGCGACGCGCCTGTTCCGACAGGCTGGCGTAGACGAAGTTCATCGTGTCGAGATCGTTCGGCGCGATGCCTCGCACGAAGGCCCCGGTCGTCTGTCCGCCCGCGCGAATGATGGCCTGGCTCTCGGTCAGGGGGGTGACGCTGACCACGCCCTCGACGCCCCGGATCCGGTCCACGATGGCGTCACGGTTCGCGGCGCTCAGCACCTCGCCCTGCACATACATGTGGCCGTTGAAGCTCAGCATCCGGCCCAGCAATTCATTGCGGAACCCGGCCATGATGCTGAGCACCACGATCAGGGCCATGACCGCCAGTGCGATGCCGACGAAGGAGATGATGGCGATCAGGGCGACGCCGCCCTCCTTGCGCTTGGCGCGCAGGTACCGCATCGCCAGACCGATCTCCCAGGCGGAGAAGGGGCCGGCGGGTTTGGGCGGGGGTGTGACCGAGGTCGCCGTCAACCGATGGCCTCCAGAGCCGAATCGAGGGCCACGGTCGACTTCTCGCCGGTGGCGCGGCGCTTCAGCTCGACGACGCCCTCGGCCACGCCCTTCGGACCGATGGTCAGCTGCCACGGAATGCCGATCAGGTCGGCGGTGGCGAACTTGCCGCCCGGCCGGTCGTCGGTGTCGTCGTAGAGGACCGACTTGCCGGCCGCTTCCAGAGCCTCGACCGCCGCCTCGCAGGCTTCGCAGACTGCTTGGTCGCTGACGCGCAGGTTGATGACCACGACGTCGAACGGGGCGACCGACTCCGGCCAGATGATGCCGGCGTCGTCGTGGCTGGCCTCGATGATCGCGCCCAGCAGACGCGACACGCCGACGCCGTAGGAGCCCATGTGGACGTGGGTGTCGACGCCGTCGGGGCCCGCGACCCTGGCCTTCATCGGCTCGGAATATTTCGTGCCGAAATAGAAGATGTGGCCGACCTCGATGCCGCGCGCCGACAGGCGGTCAGCCTCCGCCGTCTGGGCCTCGAACTGGGCCGCGTCGTGCATTTCCTCGGTGGCGGCGTAGAGGGCGGTGCGCTCGTCGAACACGGCCTGGACCGTCGCGGCGTCGAAGTCGTGACCGGGAGCGGCCATCTCGACCAGTTTCCTGTCGCAGAAGACCTCGCTCTCGCCGGTTTCGGCCAGGACGATGAACTCGTGGCTGAGGTCGCCCCCGATCGGGCCGGTGTCGGCGCGCATCGGCACGGCTTTCAGACCCAGGCGGGCGAAGGTGTTCAGATAGGCCACGAACATGCGGTTGTAGGCGGTGCGCGCCGAGGCCTCGTCCAGATCGAACGAATAGGCGTCCTTCATCAGGAACTCGCGGCCGCGCATCACGCCGAAGCGCGGACGGCGCTCATCGCGGAACTTCCACTGGATGTGGAAGAGGTTCAGCGGCAGGGATTTGTAGCTCTTCACGAAGCTGCGGAAGATGTCGGTGACCATCTCCTCGTTCGTGGGCCCGTACAGAAGCTCGCGCTCATGCCGGTCGGTGATTCGCAGCATTTCGGGACCGTAGGCGTCGTAACGGCCCGACTCGCGCCACAGATCGGCCAGCTGCAGCGTCGGCATCAGCAGTTCGACCGCCCCCGCCTTCTCCTGCTCCTCGCGCACGATCTGTTCGATGCGGTTCAGCACGCGCAGCCCCAGCGGCAGCCAGGCGTAGATGCCCGCGGCCTCCTGTTTGATCATCCCGGCGCGCAGCATCAGCTGGTGCGAGACGATCTGGGCGTCGGAAGGCGCCTCTTTCAGCGTGGGCAGGAAATAGCGCGACAGGCGCATGGGCGTCTCGAATGCGAAGGCGTCAGGGGTGGTCAGCTTTAGCCGGGACTGAGGGGCAAAAGCTAGGCGGTGAGGCGGATCACAGGGCGGGCGGCGCCAGGTCCGGCAGCGGCATCCAGCCGATGAAGACCAGGAACATCACCAGGGCCCAGACGATCAGGGAGACCCAGGTCGTGGTGATGAATTTCCGCTTCAGGTTCGGGGTCTTCGGGGCGCCCCACTGACTGCCGTCGGTCGGCGGCTCGTGCGTTTCGGCGGACGTGCCGAGCGGCAGGACGGCGAACAGCACCACCCACCAGACGACGATGTAGATGGCGAACATGGTGATCGGGCCGATCGGCATGTCAGTGCGCCTCCTCGCCAGCAGAATGGGTCGGCGTTTCCATCAGCTCGATGAGGACACCGCCCATGTCCTTCGGGTGCAGGAACAGGATGGGCGTGCCGTGGGCGCCGATGCGGGGTTCGCCCGTGCCGAGCAGGGTCGCGCCCCTGGCCCGCATGGCGTCGCGGGCGATCAGGATGTCCTCGACCTCGAAACAGAGGTGGTGCTGACCGCCCTTGGGGTTCTTGGCGAGGAAGCCATGGATGGGGCTGTCGTCGCCCAGCGGCTCGATCAGCTCGATCTGCGAGTTCGGCAGGTCGATGAAACAGACCCGCACGCCTTGCGCCGGCAGGTCGAACGGTTCGCCCGCCGAGGTCACACCGAGCAGGTCGCGGTACAGGGCCAGGCTGGCCTCGATGGAGGGCGTGGCGACGCCGATATGATTGAGTCTGCCGATCATGAGATCGCTATGGCCCCTCCCCCGGCGGCGGGCAAGCCGCGCCCATCCCGGGGGCGCGCAAGGCCAGCAGGATGGATCGTCGCACCTGGGCCGGCATCAAGCCCGCGCCCTCGAGGATGCAGCCGACCACGGTGTTGGAGTTGGGCGCTAGAAGGCCATAGGTCAGGTTCTCCGCCTCCAGCCGGCGCCGCGCCAGGTCGAGGGCGGCGGGAGCGGCCGCGACCACGGTCGGATCGCGACTGACGATGGTCATCTCGTGCAGCGCTTCGCCCGAGCTGGGGAAGTCGTAGGCGGCGTCACTGTAGAGGCTGAGCCGCGCCGACAGCCGTCCAGGATGGTCTGTAGGGCCGGGGAACTTGCCCTCCTCGCTGGCGGAGAAGGCGATCGCTTCCCCTTGCGCCGGGACCACGAGGATATAGGCGTGGCGCGGGAAAAACAGATACTGCGCCATCCATTTGGTGGCCCAGACCAGAGGCGCATCGTCCGGCCCCAGGGCGTGAGCGCCGACATAGACGCCGGGCGGCATCACGCGGCTGTCGATACGCCCGTTGATGGCCTGCATGCGGTCGACCATGACCTGATCCAGCAGGAAGGTGCCACCCTCCGAAGCCCCCTCGAAATGGGCGCGGATGTCGGCGGTCGTGGGGTTGTCGCCGACCTCGCCGCCGTGGATGACGCGGAAGGCCTGATCGGAGGTCGGCACGCCGTCGGGGGTGGAGTACCAGAGCACGGCCAGTTCGTGGGCTGTGCGCGAGGCCGGGTCCTCGCCCCGGAATGTCGAGAGGCTGAGCACCAGATTGCAGGCCAGGAACAGGCCGACAAACCCCGCCAGGCCCTGCCCCGTGATCACCGCCCATTTGCGCCACCCCGCGAACGGATGGCGCGCGTTGCGGACGCGATGGCTGAACCGACGGCCCAGATCGCGCGTCCGCGCCCAGGTCACGGGTGCGGACGTCCGATGCCGTAGCGATCCGCCAGATAGGGGATGATCGCCTCGTCCTGCAGGAACCGGCGCCCGGTGGTTTCGCTGACCTGGGCGTCCGGCCAGTCGACGCCGTCGGCGAGGACCAGAAGCGGGCAGCTCTGGTTCTGCTCGCCGACCCATTCGACGACCCCGGCGCGCGGGCGCGGGTGATCGATGCGGGTGATCTCCAGCTGGTCCTTCAGCTTCGGATAGAAGCCCAGAATCCCTTCGAGGATCGCGCCGGCCGGGCAGTACCAGGGCCCGCCGGCGTCGTCGTGCCAGTCGGGGTTCAGCAGGAACAGCCGGTCGGTCATGTCAGAGCCTCAGGATGACGGTCTCGACGATGGGTCGGCGGTCCCAGATCTGCTGCGAGGCCTTCTTCAGCACCCGCGCCACGGCCTGTTCGACCACCATGTCGTCGTCGCGGGCTTCGCCCTTCAGCGAGCCCACGGTCTGCTCGACCCGTTCGGCCAGATTGTCGAGGGCGTCGCCCAGCGGCGTGACCTCGTCGCCCGGAAGGCCGATGGCGCGGACGTCGATGTCCGAGACGATCCGGCCGCGCTTGTCCATGGCGAAGCTGACGACCAGCACGCCGTTGGTCGAGGCGTGACGACGCTCGCGCAGGGCCTCGCCCTTCTCGGTGACGACCATGCCGCCGTCGACGTAGAGGCGACCGTTGGGCACCTCGTCGATAATGGCCGCCTTGCCAGGCGCCAGACGGACCATGTCTCCGTTGCGGGGCGTCACCGTCTCCGGCACGCCCAGATCGCGGGCGAAGGCGGCGTGTTCCATCAGATGGCGACGCATGCCGTGGGTCGGGACCGAGATGCGCGGCCGGGCCCAGGCGTACATCTGCTTCAGCTCGTCCCGGCACGGGTGACCGGAGACGTGGATGCCGGGGTGGTCCTTCTCGGTGTAGAGGCGCACGCCCCGGTCTGCCAGCCGGTCCTGCAGGTTGGCGATGGCCAGTTCGTTGCCCGGAATGACCCGCGACGAGAAGATGCAGTGGTCGCCCAGACCCAGCTTGATGAACGGATGCGAGCCGTCGGCGATGCGCGACAGCGCCGCGCGATCCTCGCCCTGGCTGCCGGTGCAGAGATACAGGATCTGATCCGCCGGCCAGTGCCGGGCCTCGTCCTCGGTCAGGATGGCCTGCGAGCCGTCGAACAGACCCACGTGGCGAGCCGCCGAAGTGATGCGGTGCATGGAGCGGCCCGCGAGCGCGACGCGGCGCCCGGCCTTGTCCGCCGCCTTGATGACGCTGACCATGCGGGCGACGTTGGAGGCGAAACAGCCGACGGCGATCTTGCCGGTCTTCAGCGAGCCGATCAGTTCGATCAGACCGTCCTGCGCTTCCAGTTCCGACCCCGCCTCGCCATCCACGAAGACGTTGGTGGAATCGCACACCATGGCCAGCAGGCCGTCGTCGCCCATCTGCGTGATGGCCGGGACGTCGGTCGGCTTGCCGATGACGGGGTTGGGGTCGAGCTTCCAGTCGCCGGTGTGGAAGACCGTGCCCAGGGGCGTGGTGATCTTGATGCCGTTCGGCTCGGCGATCGAGTGGGTCATGGTCACGAAGTCGACCTGGAACGGGCCGAGGTCGACGTGTCCGCCCAGCGGCACCTCGATGATCTTCACGTCCTGCACGCC
Proteins encoded in this window:
- a CDS encoding DUF3088 family protein — translated: MTDRLFLLNPDWHDDAGGPWYCPAGAILEGILGFYPKLKDQLEITRIDHPRPRAGVVEWVGEQNQSCPLLVLADGVDWPDAQVSETTGRRFLQDEAIIPYLADRYGIGRPHP
- a CDS encoding ribonuclease J; amino-acid sequence: MKKNNANANSGDELVFLPLGGSGEVGMNLNCYGYGPEEDRQWMLVDVGVTFGDLSTPGVDIIVPDPAFLEGETIRGIVLTHAHEDHIGALPWLWSRLKAPLYATPFTAFLIREKLRDNGVQDVKIIEVPLGGHVDLGPFQVDFVTMTHSIAEPNGIKITTPLGTVFHTGDWKLDPNPVIGKPTDVPAITQMGDDGLLAMVCDSTNVFVDGEAGSELEAQDGLIELIGSLKTGKIAVGCFASNVARMVSVIKAADKAGRRVALAGRSMHRITSAARHVGLFDGSQAILTEDEARHWPADQILYLCTGSQGEDRAALSRIADGSHPFIKLGLGDHCIFSSRVIPGNELAIANLQDRLADRGVRLYTEKDHPGIHVSGHPCRDELKQMYAWARPRISVPTHGMRRHLMEHAAFARDLGVPETVTPRNGDMVRLAPGKAAIIDEVPNGRLYVDGGMVVTEKGEALRERRHASTNGVLVVSFAMDKRGRIVSDIDVRAIGLPGDEVTPLGDALDNLAERVEQTVGSLKGEARDDDMVVEQAVARVLKKASQQIWDRRPIVETVILRL